The Lacrimispora xylanolytica genome has a segment encoding these proteins:
- the ispG gene encoding flavodoxin-dependent (E)-4-hydroxy-3-methylbut-2-enyl-diphosphate synthase: MNREHTRVIRIGDRVIGGGNPVLIQSMCNTKTQDIEATVAQIKALTIAGCDIIRVAVPDMEAAKALKEIKKQITIPLVADIHFDYRLAIASIEAGADKIRINPGNIGSEDRVRAVVEKAKEYNIPIRVGVNSGSLEKNLIETYGGVTAQGIVDSALDKVRMIEELGYDNLVISIKSSNVMMCIKAHELISEQTDYPLHVGITESGTLVSGTIKSSVGLGVILYEGIGDTIRVSLTGDPLEEIKAARLILKSLGLRRGGVEVVSCPTCGRTRIDLISLANQVEEMVSKFDHLDVKVAVMGCVVNGPGEAREADIGIAGGIGEGLLIKKGEVIRKVPEDQLLMALQEELMNM; the protein is encoded by the coding sequence ATGAATCGTGAGCATACAAGAGTAATCAGAATCGGTGACCGGGTAATCGGAGGTGGTAACCCGGTCCTGATCCAGTCCATGTGCAATACCAAGACCCAGGATATAGAAGCAACCGTTGCTCAGATTAAAGCTCTCACAATTGCTGGCTGCGATATTATACGGGTCGCTGTTCCTGATATGGAGGCAGCGAAAGCATTAAAGGAAATAAAAAAGCAAATTACCATTCCACTTGTGGCAGACATTCATTTTGATTATCGTCTTGCCATAGCTTCCATTGAAGCGGGAGCGGATAAAATACGAATCAATCCAGGCAATATCGGATCCGAAGACAGGGTCCGGGCAGTTGTGGAAAAAGCGAAGGAATATAATATTCCCATTCGTGTGGGAGTGAACAGCGGTTCTCTGGAGAAAAACCTGATTGAAACATATGGTGGCGTAACAGCCCAGGGAATAGTAGACAGTGCCCTTGACAAAGTTCGCATGATTGAAGAATTAGGTTATGACAATCTTGTGATCAGCATTAAGTCCTCTAATGTGATGATGTGTATCAAAGCGCATGAGTTAATATCAGAGCAAACCGATTACCCTCTTCATGTGGGAATTACAGAATCAGGAACGCTGGTATCTGGTACCATTAAGTCATCCGTAGGATTAGGTGTGATTCTCTATGAAGGAATCGGCGATACCATTCGTGTTTCCCTGACAGGAGATCCGTTAGAGGAAATAAAGGCTGCCAGACTAATTTTAAAATCACTTGGTTTGAGAAGAGGCGGAGTTGAAGTGGTATCCTGCCCTACCTGTGGTAGGACCCGGATCGATCTTATTTCCCTGGCGAATCAGGTGGAGGAGATGGTATCTAAATTTGACCACCTTGATGTGAAAGTGGCTGTCATGGGCTGTGTTGTCAATGGGCCGGGAGAGGCGAGAGAGGCTGATATAGGAATTGCAGGAGGCATTGGGGAAGGACTTCTTATTAAAAAAGGAGAAGTGATCCGTAAGGTTCCCGAGGATCAGCTGCTTATGGCACTTCAGGAAGAACTTATGAACATGTAA
- the rseP gene encoding RIP metalloprotease RseP, with product MSSVIVAILVFGLIVLIHELGHFLFAKKNGITVVEFSIGMGPRLVHFKKGETIYSIKALPLGGSCMMLGEDEENADEGAFQNKSIPARMSVIAAGPIFNFILAFLLSLILVGMSGYDTTYVKEVTKDSPAYAAGMQPGDKLLKINGESVSMYREYILYKLLKPDEKMNQVEFLRVDSSTGESSIKTASVTPELSKETGKYLIGITIAPQNIKVASVGELVKYGYKEMEYDVKLTVKSLGMLFSGKASVNDLSGPVGIVVMIDDSVKAGLTVSLAAAFMNVLSMCILLSANLGVMNLLPIPALDGGRLLFLIIEAIRGKRMDPNKEGLVNMISMAALFALMIFVVFNDINRFT from the coding sequence TTGTCCAGTGTTATCGTAGCAATTCTGGTATTCGGACTGATTGTATTAATTCATGAACTGGGTCACTTTTTGTTCGCAAAAAAGAATGGGATCACAGTAGTAGAATTTTCCATTGGTATGGGACCAAGACTGGTGCATTTCAAAAAGGGAGAAACGATTTATTCCATTAAGGCATTGCCTCTAGGTGGTTCCTGTATGATGCTGGGTGAGGATGAAGAGAATGCAGATGAAGGTGCATTCCAGAATAAATCCATTCCAGCCCGTATGTCTGTCATTGCGGCAGGTCCTATTTTTAACTTTATTCTTGCATTTCTTCTTTCCCTTATTTTAGTGGGGATGAGTGGATACGATACGACATATGTAAAAGAAGTAACAAAAGATTCCCCTGCATATGCAGCGGGGATGCAGCCCGGTGATAAGCTTCTTAAGATCAATGGAGAAAGTGTATCCATGTACCGGGAATACATTCTTTACAAACTCTTAAAGCCGGATGAGAAGATGAATCAGGTGGAATTTTTAAGAGTGGATTCAAGCACAGGAGAAAGCAGCATTAAAACAGCTTCTGTCACTCCTGAGCTATCCAAGGAAACTGGTAAATATTTAATTGGAATTACCATAGCACCACAAAATATAAAAGTAGCTTCTGTTGGGGAGCTGGTGAAATACGGTTATAAGGAAATGGAATATGATGTGAAACTGACAGTGAAAAGCCTTGGTATGCTTTTTTCCGGCAAAGCAAGCGTCAATGACTTAAGTGGTCCCGTGGGAATTGTTGTTATGATTGATGATTCTGTAAAGGCAGGCCTGACAGTTAGTCTGGCAGCTGCGTTTATGAATGTACTCAGCATGTGTATTCTACTCAGTGCAAACTTGGGAGTTATGAACCTTCTTCCCATTCCAGCCCTTGATGGAGGCCGTCTTCTGTTTCTGATTATTGAAGCAATCAGAGGCAAACGTATGGACCCCAACAAAGAAGGTCTGGTAAATATGATCAGTATGGCTGCCTTATTTGCTCTTATGATCTTTGTGGTGTTTAACGATATTAACCGATTTACGTAA
- a CDS encoding 1-deoxy-D-xylulose-5-phosphate reductoisomerase: protein MKKIAILGSTGSIGTQTLEVVENQGDMEVTALAAGNNIRLLEEQIRKFMPKLVCVWNEEKAKELAVLVGDLPVRVVSGMEGLIEVATEPSADIVVTAVVGMIGIRPTIAAMEAGKDIALANKETLVTAGHIIMPLAKKCGVNILPVDSEHSAIFQCLNGENKKTIHKVLLTASGGPFRGKTREELKAVQVEDALKHPNWSMGRKITIDSSTMVNKGLEVMEAKWLFDVSMDQVEVVVQPKSIIHSMVEFEDGAVMAQLGTPDMKLPIQYALYYPERRFLPGERLDFWSLKEIVFEKPDMVNFPGLSLAYQAGRRGGTLPTVFNAANERAVEKFLNREISYLSITDMIEGAMNGHTVKENPTVEEILEAENAAYEYIESRW from the coding sequence ATGAAGAAAATAGCAATTCTGGGTTCTACAGGTTCCATCGGAACTCAAACCCTGGAGGTGGTTGAAAACCAAGGGGATATGGAAGTTACCGCATTGGCCGCGGGGAACAATATCAGACTATTAGAAGAACAGATCAGAAAGTTCATGCCTAAACTTGTGTGCGTTTGGAATGAGGAAAAAGCAAAAGAACTGGCTGTTTTGGTGGGAGACCTGCCGGTTCGTGTTGTTTCCGGTATGGAAGGGCTGATTGAAGTCGCTACAGAACCTTCCGCTGACATTGTAGTGACCGCAGTGGTAGGAATGATAGGAATACGTCCAACCATAGCAGCCATGGAGGCTGGAAAAGATATTGCTCTTGCAAATAAGGAAACTTTAGTGACTGCTGGTCACATCATCATGCCGCTGGCAAAAAAATGTGGAGTTAACATTCTTCCGGTTGACAGCGAACACAGTGCAATTTTTCAATGTCTAAACGGTGAAAATAAGAAAACCATACATAAGGTCTTGCTGACAGCCTCTGGTGGCCCTTTCCGTGGAAAAACCAGAGAAGAATTAAAGGCGGTTCAGGTAGAGGATGCCTTAAAGCATCCCAATTGGTCTATGGGCAGAAAAATTACCATTGATTCCTCAACGATGGTAAACAAAGGACTAGAGGTCATGGAGGCAAAATGGCTGTTTGATGTTTCCATGGATCAGGTTGAAGTAGTGGTACAGCCTAAAAGTATTATTCATTCTATGGTAGAATTTGAAGATGGGGCAGTTATGGCACAGCTTGGTACGCCAGATATGAAACTCCCCATTCAGTATGCCCTTTATTATCCGGAGAGAAGATTCCTTCCCGGTGAACGTCTTGATTTTTGGAGCCTTAAAGAGATTGTTTTTGAAAAACCGGATATGGTAAATTTCCCGGGGCTTTCCCTGGCATACCAGGCCGGAAGAAGAGGCGGAACCCTTCCTACTGTATTCAACGCAGCCAATGAGCGCGCCGTTGAAAAATTTTTAAACAGAGAAATTTCATATCTTTCCATTACAGATATGATAGAGGGAGCTATGAACGGGCATACTGTAAAAGAGAATCCAACAGTGGAAGAGATTCTTGAAGCAGAAAATGCGGCTTATGAATATATAGAAAGCAGGTGGTAG
- a CDS encoding phosphatidate cytidylyltransferase, with product MFTIRLISGIILVLIALLTVGSGGILLFVTTVSISLIGLFELYRVMKIQRNLLGYMGYLAVIAYYGLLWFHMEDKMLLLSVGFLMILMSIYVFAFPKFQLEEVSVAFLGLFYVAVMLSYLYQVRSMEDGKYLVWLVFLSSWGSDTCAYCVGSLIGKHRLAPVLSPHKSIEGAIGGVVGAALLGSLYAGVFGESMIGLSTPIFTCMLACAVAALISQIGDLAASAIKRNHQVKDYGKLIPGHGGILDRFDSMLFTAPAIYLAITFLR from the coding sequence ATGTTTACGATCAGACTCATAAGCGGTATAATACTTGTGCTGATTGCTCTTTTAACAGTGGGCAGCGGAGGGATTTTGCTGTTTGTAACGACCGTTTCCATTTCTCTCATCGGTTTGTTTGAATTGTATCGCGTGATGAAGATACAACGAAACTTATTGGGGTATATGGGATATTTGGCAGTAATCGCTTATTATGGATTGCTGTGGTTTCATATGGAAGACAAGATGCTTTTATTATCAGTAGGATTTTTGATGATTCTTATGAGCATCTATGTGTTTGCTTTCCCTAAATTTCAGCTGGAAGAGGTGTCGGTAGCTTTTTTAGGTTTATTCTATGTCGCTGTGATGCTTTCTTATTTATATCAGGTCAGATCTATGGAAGATGGAAAGTACCTGGTGTGGCTGGTATTTTTAAGCTCTTGGGGGAGTGATACCTGTGCTTACTGTGTAGGAAGTTTGATTGGAAAACACCGTTTAGCCCCGGTCCTCAGTCCTCATAAATCCATTGAGGGCGCTATCGGAGGCGTGGTGGGAGCTGCACTATTAGGCTCCTTGTATGCCGGTGTCTTTGGCGAATCCATGATAGGGCTTAGTACTCCGATATTCACCTGTATGCTGGCTTGTGCTGTGGCAGCCCTTATTTCACAGATCGGTGACCTGGCTGCATCTGCAATCAAGAGAAACCATCAAGTGAAGGATTATGGAAAGCTGATTCCAGGTCATGGGGGAATTTTAGATCGTTTCGACAGCATGCTTTTTACAGCACCTGCTATTTATTTGGCAATTACTTTTTTACGTTAG
- a CDS encoding isoprenyl transferase: MEDKIQGMVIPEHVAIILDGNGRWAKKRGLPRSLGHKEGCVTVEKTVEDAARLGIKYLTVYGFSTENWKRSSDEVGALMQLFRYYMVRLLKVAKSNNVRVKMIGDRERFDQDIVEGLNKLERETKDNTGLTFVIAVNYGGRDEIVRAAKKAMKDVRDGKILPEDMDEKLFQSYLDTAEVPDPDLLIRTSGELRLSNYLLWQLAYTELYVTDCYWPDFNMEEMKKAIAAYNNRERRFGGVK, encoded by the coding sequence ATGGAAGATAAGATACAGGGAATGGTGATACCAGAGCATGTTGCTATCATATTAGATGGGAATGGCAGGTGGGCCAAGAAAAGAGGACTTCCCAGAAGTTTGGGACATAAAGAAGGCTGTGTGACTGTAGAGAAAACAGTTGAGGATGCAGCCAGACTTGGAATTAAATATTTAACGGTATATGGTTTTTCCACTGAGAACTGGAAGCGTTCTTCTGACGAGGTGGGAGCGCTGATGCAGCTTTTTCGATACTACATGGTGAGACTGTTAAAGGTTGCAAAATCCAATAATGTTCGTGTTAAGATGATTGGTGATCGGGAACGATTTGATCAGGATATTGTGGAAGGTCTTAACAAGCTGGAGAGGGAGACAAAAGACAATACTGGCCTGACTTTTGTGATAGCAGTAAATTACGGCGGCCGTGATGAGATCGTCCGCGCAGCTAAAAAAGCTATGAAAGATGTGAGAGATGGAAAGATATTGCCGGAAGATATGGATGAGAAGCTGTTTCAGTCTTATCTGGATACCGCTGAGGTACCAGATCCTGATTTGTTAATTCGTACCAGCGGGGAATTAAGGCTGTCTAATTATCTGTTATGGCAGCTTGCCTATACGGAGCTCTATGTTACTGATTGCTATTGGCCTGATTTTAATATGGAAGAAATGAAAAAGGCAATTGCGGCGTACAATAACAGGGAACGAAGATTCGGGGGAGTAAAGTGA
- the frr gene encoding ribosome recycling factor — MQEILQVYDEKMNKTLKALENDFMAIRAGRANPHVLDRIRVDYYGTPTPLQQVGNVTIPEARMIIIQPWEKSLLKAIEKAILTSDLGINPTNDGNVIRLVFPELTEERRKELVKDVKKKGENAKIAIRNIRRDANDAFKKQLKAEEISEDEQADAEDKIQKLTDKMIAQIDKAIDEKSKDLLTV, encoded by the coding sequence ATGCAGGAAATTTTACAGGTTTACGACGAGAAGATGAATAAGACATTAAAAGCACTGGAGAATGATTTTATGGCCATTCGTGCTGGACGTGCCAATCCTCATGTGTTGGACAGAATAAGAGTTGATTACTACGGTACGCCAACTCCCCTTCAGCAGGTTGGTAATGTTACCATTCCAGAAGCACGTATGATTATAATCCAGCCATGGGAAAAGAGCTTGTTAAAGGCCATTGAGAAAGCGATTCTTACTTCTGATTTAGGCATTAATCCAACAAATGACGGAAACGTAATTCGTCTTGTATTCCCAGAGCTTACAGAGGAACGCAGAAAAGAGCTGGTGAAGGATGTGAAAAAGAAGGGCGAGAATGCAAAGATCGCTATCCGCAATATCCGCCGCGATGCCAATGATGCGTTTAAGAAGCAGTTAAAGGCAGAGGAGATATCTGAGGACGAGCAGGCTGATGCAGAAGATAAGATCCAGAAGTTAACAGATAAGATGATCGCGCAGATCGATAAAGCGATTGATGAGAAGTCTAAAGATCTTCTTACGGTATAA